A genomic region of Streptomyces rimosus contains the following coding sequences:
- a CDS encoding DUF6191 domain-containing protein yields the protein MFNLVEELFAPGRKHTDEERRRLTLVVTDTGDSDPGKGPIDLSSGKVTIRLPEQGPPPES from the coding sequence ATGTTCAACCTGGTGGAGGAGTTGTTCGCGCCGGGGCGCAAGCACACCGACGAGGAGCGGCGACGGCTGACCCTGGTGGTCACCGACACCGGCGACAGCGATCCGGGCAAGGGGCCGATAGATCTGTCCTCGGGCAAGGTCACCATCCGCCTGCCGGAGCAAGGTCCGCCGCCGGAGTCCTGA
- a CDS encoding MMPL family transporter: MTALTRWCLRRRIVVIVLWLAAFAGAAAAAGAAGSAYSDRYEVPGTESGQAGALLAKAFPDQAGGGDTIVWHTASGTVRAGAVQKDLQQTLDKIARLPGVASVQSPYGPQGAGQISQDGHTAYAELSFDAPADGAEDLDKAQVQRVVDTAKAAEGNGLQVELGGAGIAVTESSGTHLAEAIGLAAAGVVLFLAFGSLAATLLPLVTAVVSVGTASAGIALLGHAMTVADFAPMLGMLVGLGVGIDYALFIVTRHRRGLKSGLTVREAAERAVSVSGRAVVFAGATVCIALLGMFVLRLGFLNGVALAASLTVVLTVAASITLLPALLGVIGERALSRRERRRLAADGPLPEPPAGFAARWSGFVERHPKLLGAAAAALMLLLALPTLSLHLGTSDQGNNPATSTTRQAYDLLAKGFGPGSNGPLSLVGDLDGAKDRLAFDRLPAELRGTPGVAQVQGPEFDGSGSTGVITVVPDGSPQSRQTSDLVERLRDEVLPKAAEGTGMKVHVGGVTASYDDFAAVIVGKLPLFVGTVIGLGCVLLLLAFRSIGIPLKAAAMNVAAVASSFGIVVAIFQWGWGSEPLGLGSAGPIEPFLPVIMVSVLFGLSMDYQVFLVSRMYEEWRRTGDNCRAVRVGLAETGRVINSAAVIMIAVFAAFVLSGDRIVAMFGIGLAAAVALDAFVLRTLLVPALMHLLGGANWWLPGWLERRLPRISIEPPEAEAEGGPEHGTAPDPGADGAGVPVAVPLAVPGARRGDGKLVRR; this comes from the coding sequence ATGACCGCACTGACCCGGTGGTGCCTGCGGCGCCGCATCGTCGTGATCGTGCTCTGGCTCGCCGCCTTCGCGGGAGCCGCCGCCGCGGCCGGGGCCGCCGGTTCCGCCTATTCCGACCGCTACGAAGTCCCCGGAACCGAATCCGGGCAGGCCGGGGCCCTGCTGGCCAAGGCGTTCCCGGACCAGGCCGGGGGCGGTGACACGATCGTGTGGCACACCGCGTCCGGCACCGTCCGCGCGGGCGCCGTGCAGAAGGACCTCCAGCAGACCCTCGACAAGATCGCCCGGCTGCCCGGGGTCGCGTCCGTACAGAGTCCGTACGGTCCTCAGGGCGCGGGCCAGATCAGTCAGGACGGGCACACCGCGTACGCGGAACTGTCCTTCGACGCCCCCGCCGACGGCGCCGAGGACTTGGACAAGGCGCAGGTCCAGCGGGTGGTGGACACCGCCAAGGCCGCCGAGGGCAACGGACTCCAGGTGGAGCTGGGCGGCGCGGGCATCGCGGTCACCGAGTCCTCGGGGACCCACCTCGCCGAGGCGATCGGCCTCGCGGCCGCCGGAGTCGTCCTCTTCCTCGCCTTCGGATCGCTCGCCGCCACCCTTTTGCCGCTGGTCACGGCGGTGGTGAGCGTGGGCACCGCCTCGGCGGGCATCGCGCTGCTCGGCCACGCCATGACGGTGGCCGACTTCGCCCCGATGCTGGGCATGCTCGTCGGCCTCGGGGTCGGCATCGACTACGCGCTTTTCATCGTGACCCGGCACCGCAGAGGGCTGAAATCCGGCCTGACCGTACGGGAGGCCGCCGAGCGCGCGGTCAGCGTCTCCGGGCGCGCGGTGGTCTTCGCCGGGGCCACCGTGTGCATCGCCCTGCTCGGCATGTTCGTGCTGCGGCTGGGCTTCCTCAACGGCGTCGCCCTCGCCGCCTCGCTCACCGTCGTCCTGACCGTCGCCGCCTCGATCACCCTGCTCCCGGCGCTGCTCGGCGTGATCGGGGAGCGGGCGCTGAGCCGGCGCGAACGGCGGCGGCTGGCCGCCGACGGGCCCCTGCCCGAGCCGCCCGCGGGCTTCGCCGCGCGCTGGTCCGGCTTCGTAGAACGGCATCCCAAGCTGCTCGGGGCGGCCGCCGCGGCCCTCATGCTGCTGCTGGCGCTGCCCACGCTCTCCTTGCACCTGGGCACCTCCGACCAGGGCAACAACCCCGCCACCAGTACCACCCGCCAGGCGTACGACCTGCTCGCCAAGGGCTTCGGCCCGGGCTCCAACGGGCCGCTGTCCCTGGTCGGCGACCTCGACGGGGCCAAGGACCGGCTCGCCTTCGACCGGCTGCCGGCCGAACTGCGCGGCACGCCGGGCGTGGCGCAGGTCCAGGGCCCGGAGTTCGACGGCAGCGGCAGCACGGGCGTGATCACCGTCGTACCGGACGGCTCCCCGCAGTCCCGGCAGACCTCCGACCTGGTGGAACGGCTGCGCGACGAGGTGCTGCCGAAGGCCGCCGAGGGCACCGGCATGAAGGTCCACGTGGGCGGGGTGACCGCGAGCTACGACGACTTCGCGGCCGTCATCGTGGGCAAACTGCCGCTCTTCGTGGGCACCGTCATCGGCCTGGGCTGCGTCCTGCTGCTCCTCGCCTTCCGCAGCATCGGCATACCGCTGAAGGCCGCCGCGATGAACGTCGCGGCCGTCGCGTCCTCGTTCGGGATCGTGGTGGCGATCTTCCAGTGGGGGTGGGGGAGCGAACCGCTCGGGCTGGGCAGCGCGGGCCCGATCGAGCCGTTCCTGCCGGTGATCATGGTGTCGGTGCTGTTCGGGCTCTCCATGGACTACCAGGTCTTCCTGGTCAGCCGGATGTACGAGGAGTGGCGGCGCACCGGCGACAACTGCCGCGCCGTACGGGTCGGGCTGGCCGAGACCGGCCGGGTGATCAACTCGGCGGCGGTCATCATGATCGCGGTCTTCGCGGCGTTCGTGCTCAGCGGCGACCGCATCGTGGCCATGTTCGGCATCGGCCTGGCCGCCGCCGTCGCCCTGGACGCCTTCGTCCTGCGCACCCTGCTCGTGCCCGCCCTGATGCACCTGCTCGGCGGCGCGAACTGGTGGCTGCCGGGGTGGCTGGAGCGGCGGCTGCCGCGGATCAGCATCGAGCCGCCGGAAGCGGAAGCGGAAGGGGGCCCGGAACACGGGACGGCGCCGGACCCCGGGGCGGACGGAGCCGGGGTTCCGGTTGCGGTTCCGCTTGCCGTCCCGGGGGCGCGGCGGGGCGACGGGAAGCTCGTACGGCGGTGA
- a CDS encoding helix-turn-helix transcriptional regulator, with translation MLSDVETRSVSPVFVGRGSELNTLRGALARIKETGEPRALLIGGEAGVGKTRLIEEFASAARADGVLAAIGGCIEIGSEGLPFAPFSAVLRLLNAQLPGELAAAVAGQEGELARILPELGETAGDGRDDEQGRARLFELTARLLERLAAHRPLVVVIEDLHWADRSTRELFSYLLRALNDAGILLVATYRSDDIHRRHPLRPFLAEIDRMRTISRVELARFTRAEVRTQIAGITGRDPDEALVDRVFKRSEGNAFFVEELARSIEDGCLTGLSDPLRDLLLVRVEALPEDAQRVVRVAAEGGSTVEHELLAAVCGLPEDDLIEALRAAVGSNTLVPDRDGTGYRFRHALVREAVVDDLLPGERTRLNRRYGEALEADPSLVRAETCAARLASYWYHAHDPAKALPAVLAASVQARRRHAYTEQLRLLDRALELWDDAPKEVRRAVRPADYAEAYPACGCDDDALHFMDLLAEIAVAARLSGDTERAFTITKRALRSLDAEKDPLRTAWFLLQRSRLVQGTGRGDGWAELARAQELVRGLPPSSVHAAVLAQSATWAMLHTPGSESFATAERAVELARLVGDTEQELNSLVTLAGLRVDSGDVEGGLEQLRAVLERAVARGCSSVVARGHINLSSALEGVGRSTEAVEVADRGLALTEHYGLKESTSWVSGNRAESLQSLGRWKQAREAALDARRRSLSARSRALATNRLADLALKEGDVDRAERNLTVAREHYGNHDPQPQHYIPLARYALEIAAARGRVADVRDILRQAMESGFPPGTQRYVWPLLWAAATAESELRGLPAAEPERPAALARIQQAAKSTPAVSPVWAAYGRAVEAELLRAEDGAAPDAWAAAVAAFKQVERPYELAVACYRWAEALLHDAARATDGLEGRTPREAAALLLVQAREAAREMGAGSLTDGIEGLAQRARIPLAARPEWEAARPAAVPPVETFGLTPRERDVLRLVAAGRSNRQIADELFISPKTASVHVSNILAKLGVSGRGEAGAMAHRLRLFAPAEQAAG, from the coding sequence ATGCTCAGCGACGTGGAAACCAGGTCCGTCAGTCCGGTGTTCGTCGGCCGTGGCAGCGAGTTGAACACGCTGCGCGGCGCTCTCGCCCGTATCAAGGAGACGGGCGAGCCCCGGGCGCTGCTCATCGGCGGTGAGGCGGGGGTCGGCAAGACCCGGCTCATCGAGGAGTTCGCGTCCGCCGCGCGGGCCGACGGCGTCCTGGCCGCCATCGGCGGCTGCATCGAGATCGGCTCCGAGGGCCTGCCGTTCGCCCCCTTCTCCGCGGTCCTGCGCCTGCTCAACGCCCAGCTGCCGGGCGAACTGGCCGCCGCCGTCGCCGGCCAGGAGGGCGAACTGGCCCGCATCCTGCCCGAGCTCGGCGAGACCGCCGGTGACGGCCGCGACGACGAGCAGGGCCGCGCCCGCCTCTTCGAGCTGACCGCCCGGCTCCTGGAGCGCCTCGCCGCCCACCGGCCGCTCGTCGTGGTCATCGAGGACCTGCACTGGGCCGACCGCTCCACCCGGGAGCTGTTCTCCTACCTGCTGCGCGCCCTGAACGACGCCGGCATCCTGCTCGTCGCCACCTACCGCTCCGACGACATCCACCGCCGGCACCCGCTGCGCCCCTTCCTGGCCGAGATCGACCGTATGCGCACCATCAGCCGCGTCGAACTGGCCCGCTTCACCCGCGCCGAGGTCCGCACCCAGATCGCCGGCATCACCGGCCGCGACCCCGACGAGGCGCTGGTCGACCGGGTCTTCAAGCGCTCCGAGGGGAACGCCTTCTTCGTGGAGGAGCTGGCCCGCAGCATCGAGGACGGCTGCCTGACCGGGCTCAGCGACCCGCTGCGCGACCTGCTGCTCGTCCGCGTCGAGGCGCTGCCCGAGGACGCCCAGCGGGTCGTGCGGGTGGCCGCCGAGGGCGGCTCCACCGTCGAACACGAACTCCTCGCCGCCGTCTGCGGCCTGCCCGAGGACGACCTCATCGAGGCGCTGCGCGCCGCCGTCGGCTCCAACACCCTGGTGCCCGACCGGGACGGCACGGGCTACCGCTTCCGCCACGCCCTGGTCCGCGAGGCCGTCGTCGACGACCTGCTGCCCGGCGAGCGCACCCGCCTCAACCGCCGGTACGGCGAAGCCCTGGAGGCCGACCCCTCGCTGGTCCGCGCCGAGACCTGCGCCGCCCGCCTGGCCAGCTACTGGTACCACGCCCACGACCCGGCCAAGGCGCTGCCCGCCGTGCTCGCCGCCTCCGTCCAGGCCCGCCGCCGCCACGCCTACACGGAGCAGCTGCGCCTGCTGGACCGCGCCCTGGAGCTGTGGGACGACGCCCCCAAGGAGGTCCGCCGCGCCGTGCGCCCGGCGGACTACGCCGAGGCGTACCCGGCCTGCGGCTGCGACGACGACGCGCTGCACTTCATGGACCTGCTCGCCGAGATCGCGGTGGCCGCGCGCCTGTCCGGGGACACCGAGCGCGCCTTCACGATCACCAAGCGCGCCCTGCGCTCCCTCGACGCGGAGAAGGACCCGCTGCGCACGGCGTGGTTCCTGCTCCAGCGCTCCCGCCTCGTGCAGGGCACCGGCCGCGGCGACGGCTGGGCCGAACTGGCCCGCGCCCAGGAGCTGGTGCGCGGCCTGCCGCCGTCCTCCGTGCACGCCGCGGTGCTCGCCCAGTCCGCGACCTGGGCGATGCTGCACACCCCCGGCTCCGAGAGCTTTGCCACGGCCGAGCGCGCCGTGGAGCTGGCCCGGCTCGTCGGCGACACGGAGCAGGAGCTGAATTCGCTGGTCACCCTGGCCGGCCTGCGGGTCGATTCGGGCGATGTGGAGGGCGGACTGGAGCAGCTGCGTGCGGTCCTGGAGCGGGCGGTGGCCCGCGGCTGCTCCTCGGTGGTCGCCCGCGGGCACATCAACCTCTCCTCGGCGCTGGAAGGCGTGGGCCGCTCCACGGAAGCCGTCGAGGTGGCGGACCGGGGCCTCGCGCTCACCGAGCACTACGGCCTCAAGGAGAGCACGAGCTGGGTCAGCGGGAACCGCGCCGAGTCCCTCCAGTCACTGGGCCGCTGGAAGCAGGCGCGCGAAGCGGCCCTGGACGCCCGCCGCCGCTCGCTGAGCGCCCGCTCCCGGGCCCTGGCCACCAACCGCCTCGCGGACCTCGCCCTGAAGGAGGGCGACGTGGACCGCGCGGAGCGGAATCTGACCGTGGCCCGCGAGCACTACGGCAACCACGACCCGCAACCGCAGCACTACATCCCCCTCGCCCGGTACGCCCTGGAGATCGCCGCCGCCCGGGGCCGCGTGGCGGACGTACGCGACATCCTCCGGCAGGCCATGGAGAGCGGTTTCCCGCCCGGCACCCAGCGCTATGTCTGGCCGCTGCTGTGGGCGGCGGCCACCGCCGAGTCGGAGCTGCGCGGCCTGCCCGCCGCCGAGCCGGAGCGGCCCGCCGCCCTCGCGCGCATCCAGCAGGCCGCGAAGAGCACGCCCGCCGTGTCCCCCGTCTGGGCGGCGTACGGCCGCGCCGTCGAGGCCGAGCTGCTGCGCGCCGAAGACGGCGCGGCGCCGGACGCATGGGCCGCCGCGGTAGCCGCCTTCAAGCAGGTGGAGCGCCCGTACGAACTCGCCGTGGCCTGCTACCGCTGGGCCGAGGCGCTGCTCCACGACGCCGCGCGGGCGACGGACGGACTGGAGGGCCGCACGCCGCGCGAGGCCGCCGCGCTGCTGCTCGTCCAGGCCCGCGAGGCGGCCCGCGAGATGGGTGCCGGGTCGCTCACCGACGGCATCGAAGGGCTCGCCCAGCGCGCCCGAATACCGCTGGCGGCGCGGCCGGAATGGGAGGCCGCGCGGCCCGCCGCCGTACCGCCCGTCGAGACGTTCGGCCTGACCCCACGGGAGCGGGACGTGCTGCGCCTGGTCGCGGCCGGGCGCAGCAACCGCCAGATAGCCGACGAGCTGTTCATCTCGCCCAAAACGGCCAGCGTCCATGTCTCCAACATCCTGGCCAAGCTGGGCGTCTCCGGCCGCGGGGAGGCGGGTGCGATGGCTCATCGGCTGCGGTTGTTCGCCCCGGCGGAGCAGGCGGCGGGGTAG
- a CDS encoding PQQ-dependent sugar dehydrogenase produces the protein MTSVLAAASLLLAAGCSSGGAPGGAGSAAASSPGGPRPSASVSAPPAKGSVTVTGTLTTDLTSPWGVAALPGGDLLVSSRDTGKVWRVAADGGRKTELGTVPGVAPGGEGGLLGLAVAPSYGRDHQVYAYFTTESDNRVARMLYDEKKPAGQQLGAPDTVLKGIPKGTVHNGGRIAFGPDKMLYAGTGETGDTGLAQDRKSLGGKILRMTPDGQPAQGNPDAGSVVYSYGHRNVQGLAWDAEGRLWAAEFGQNTWDELNLIEPGKNYGWPEVEGKGRGDARFVDPVAQWATADASPSGIAYAEGSIWMAGLRGERLWRIPLASRQASAPPQAFLKGEYGRLRTVVPAGDGGLWLVTSNTDGRGEPKKGDDRILRLKVS, from the coding sequence GTGACCTCCGTGTTGGCCGCCGCCTCGCTGCTGCTCGCGGCGGGGTGCTCGTCCGGCGGCGCGCCGGGCGGGGCCGGCTCCGCCGCCGCCTCGTCCCCGGGCGGTCCGCGGCCCTCCGCCTCCGTCTCCGCCCCGCCCGCCAAGGGCTCGGTGACGGTGACCGGCACCCTCACCACGGATCTCACCTCACCCTGGGGAGTGGCCGCGCTGCCGGGCGGTGACCTGCTGGTGTCCTCGCGCGACACCGGCAAGGTCTGGCGGGTGGCGGCGGACGGCGGCCGCAAGACCGAGCTGGGGACGGTGCCGGGGGTGGCGCCGGGCGGCGAGGGCGGCCTGCTGGGGCTCGCGGTGGCACCGTCGTACGGCCGGGACCACCAGGTGTACGCGTACTTCACCACCGAGTCCGACAACCGCGTCGCCCGCATGCTCTACGACGAGAAGAAGCCCGCGGGCCAGCAGTTGGGCGCGCCCGACACGGTGCTCAAGGGCATCCCGAAGGGAACGGTCCACAACGGCGGCCGGATCGCCTTCGGTCCGGACAAGATGCTCTACGCGGGCACCGGCGAGACCGGCGACACCGGCCTCGCGCAGGACAGGAAGTCGCTGGGCGGCAAGATCCTGCGCATGACGCCGGACGGGCAGCCGGCACAAGGCAATCCCGACGCCGGTTCGGTGGTCTACAGCTACGGGCACCGCAATGTGCAGGGCCTGGCCTGGGACGCCGAAGGGCGGCTGTGGGCGGCCGAGTTCGGCCAGAACACCTGGGACGAGCTGAACCTGATCGAGCCGGGCAAGAACTACGGCTGGCCCGAGGTGGAGGGCAAGGGGCGGGGCGACGCACGGTTCGTGGACCCGGTGGCGCAGTGGGCCACGGCGGACGCCTCGCCGAGCGGCATCGCGTACGCCGAGGGTTCGATCTGGATGGCGGGGCTGCGCGGCGAGCGGCTGTGGCGGATTCCGCTCGCCAGTCGGCAGGCGTCGGCGCCGCCGCAGGCGTTCCTCAAGGGGGAGTACGGGCGGCTGCGTACGGTCGTGCCGGCCGGTGACGGCGGGCTGTGGCTGGTCACCAGCAACACGGACGGGCGCGGGGAGCCGAAGAAGGGCGACGACCGGATTCTGCGGCTGAAGGTGAGTTGA